Proteins encoded together in one Streptomyces sp. NA04227 window:
- a CDS encoding chaplin has product MSRFAKAAAVALGTGAVVVSGAGLAVADAGAAASAKNSPGVISGNVVQVPINIPVNVCGNSVSIIGALNPAVGNVCVNKGAEKKHKGYGH; this is encoded by the coding sequence ATGTCCCGCTTCGCGAAGGCAGCCGCAGTCGCTCTCGGCACCGGTGCGGTCGTGGTCTCGGGCGCCGGTCTGGCAGTGGCCGACGCGGGTGCCGCGGCCAGCGCCAAGAACTCGCCCGGCGTCATTTCGGGCAACGTCGTCCAGGTTCCGATCAACATCCCGGTCAACGTCTGCGGCAACTCGGTCAGCATCATCGGTGCGCTGAACCCGGCCGTCGGCAACGTCTGCGTGAACAAGGGCGCCGAGAAGAAGCACAAGGGCTACGGCCACTGA